The window ACAGAGCCCTATTATATAAGATCGTTTTTCATGCTTGGATAGATTAATCGAAAGATTTTGATGAAAATGATAGACTAAAATCATTCCCAATAAAACAGCGAACCACAAAAAGTAAAAATGGGATAATATGACTCCATAGTAAGATTCATCGCCTACATGACCTTCAATGGGAACCGTTGATCTATGCAGCAAGTCATACGAAATCATATTTTGGAAAAAAGCAAAGCCGTCATATTGATATCGTATAACCGCCCAAATCAAAATGGGCACGATCATGCACAAACATAACATCATCCATTTTTTAAAGGATAATTTTTTGTATTTTCCAGTAATAAAGAGGTACAATCCCATAATGACGGCTATATTCCCTGCATGCCAACTTTTTGTTAAAAAAGCCAAAGCAAAGGCCAGTCCCGATACATACAGCCAATAATCCTTTTTCTCGCTAAGCAGCAAAGACAGAATAGCCACTGTAAATAAAAAGACATAAAGAGAATCTGCGTCACCGGTTCGTGCACTATGATTAATTAAAAATTGAGTGCTTGTCGACAATGTTAGCATCGATAATAAGGAAGCTGCATTTCCGAAATTCTTTTTCACAAAAATGCCTACGATGATAATCGTCAACATAGCACAAATGCCTGAGATTAATCTTAATCCTAAAGCATTGAATCCCGCCGTTTTATAGCCAAGCATGATGGCCCAATAACTAAGAGGCGGTTTTAAATTCCAATAATCCATCTTATAACGATAAGTATTGACGATAAAATTTCCTTGTCTTAACATCTCATAAGCATTTACTCCGTGTCTTGCTTCATCCCAACTATAAATAGGAAATTTGCCTAAATTGAAAAAGATATTATAGCAAGCAACAGATAACAAGATCAGGGCCAGCAAAAAATAAATGGCGTTTTCTTTTCGATCTGACCAGTACATAAGCCAAACTCCTTGTTGTCATAAATTCAAAATCTAAAATTCAAAACTCATTATAAAAATTCCATATAGAAACTCCATTTCCCAACACATGTTTATTGTGAAGAACAAAATTTTCTCCTACTCATGGAGTTTTATGGAATCCTTTACGCTTTTGACACCGTCGCTTAAAACTTTTTGCAAAGATGCACTCCAAAAACTTCAAAAAAGGAAAAAGCCTCGTTACATAGAGATGAAAACAAGGCTAAATCTTCCAATATCATTATATTAAATCATCCTGTACAGAGATTGGCTAGCATCCTTCGTATGAATTTTAGCACTAAGATAAGGCCATGTCACGTACTGAATTTTTACGGATATGTCCAATTTTTTCAATCATAAGAATGCGGTGCTTTCTTTTTATATGCTTTTTTCCAATTCTTCTTTTGAAGCGAAAAATAAAAAAGGGGGCTTTCTTTTGATTGCTGCATTCTTCGATATCGTCGTTTGGTTATGTATAACTTCAATACCTTCAAAAAAACAAAGAAGAACGAATCAGAATATAAAAATACTGAAACAACAATTATGGTTCCATAACTTGCGAGAACACCATGGGCCTTTATTTTTATTGAATTCCGACGTAAGAAAGATCATCAGCCATTATAATCTGCAAGATGAAATTCACCTGAAGGAAAATATGGATCGTTTAAAACAGGAACTAGAAGAATTCATCCAAACTCGAAATTTGTAAAATGACAAACTAAAAAGGTATTTTAATGAATTATAATGTCTACCAATAAAATCATTTTTTATACCACTATCCACCGCAAATTTAATCAGCAGGTGTATCAAGCCATCTCAACGTGTTCTACTTGCATAAAACAAGCAGAAAAGAAAAGTGTTTCTGCTTGTTTCATTTTATTTGCAACATACGATCTATATATGGTTCAATATTTTTCATTTTTTGCAGCAATTCTTCGATTAGTCCTTCAAACGTCGTATGGTCATTTAACGGAACAAATAAAATCGAATTACTGCCATTTCGCAGTGATACTTCATTTGAAAAATCCGAATTCAACACGGATTGATGAAAAGCTTTTGTACGTTTTGAGCGGAGCATGGTGTATTTTTCATAACCGGGAATACCTTCATACGTCTTTTTCGATTTGTATGGATTGGGTTCATAATGGACCGAAAAGCTAGATACTTTACCGGGCGAACTTCCTACCAAATTGACCGTAACTTCGAAATGAATATTGATTGAGTTTGCTTGGAGCTCTTTTCCGTTAAATTCATTTTGCTTCCATTCTTCTTTTTGAAATAAAAACACAGCAGAATTCCTTCCATATCCTTCTACTTCTCCGAAATGCATTTTTAACGATTCAGGAAACTGACTTTGACTTTGTTGAAAAACTTGGATCCATAAAAGTTTTCTTTGCAAAGAATCTAAGCCAGTCGTCGCTTTTTCAATCTGATCTTTTAAGTCTACATTTAAAATAGGGGCATAAAACGATTTTAAGTAAGAAGAAAAATCTTTCATGACTAGAACAGCTGTCGGATCTTGGATCAGTGTATCCCATTTCATGTCAACAAATTGTTGATAATCTCTTTTATGAAATTGCGTATTCTTTGGCAGCGTAAAAGGATCTAAAGTAAGAAAGAAAAACTCAATAGGCACCGGGGAAATCTTAAGAGCTTTAAAAAGCTTTTCCTTTCCCTGGTCGGATGCATACCGATTTGTTTGCTCATAGCCTTCTAAAGCACCTAGTTTATTTTCAATAACCAAAATTTTTTCAGCTGCTGAATCATTTTTCAATTCAATAATTAAATCCGGAGTTCCAATGCCCTTTCCTAATCCCACACGCGTATGTGCGTTCACCACCCTATATGAACCAGAAACCTGACATACATCTTCCACAAACCAGTTCGCAAACTTCTTTTCTGTATTGATTAAATTTGCCATCAGATCCGTAACCACATCTTCTCTATAAAAGCAATTAAACAGTTGAATAATGTTCATATGATCACCCTCTTACTAAAGCCTAGTCATAAGATGATGATGTAAATCGAAAACTATAAAAAGAACCTTGATGCTTACTTTTTTCAAAATAATCATTCTATTAAATTGAGCAAAAGCGGACTTGCCACAACCAAAAGATCCAACGATAGAAATAAATTCTCCTAATCCTTACTTAATAATACATTAGATTTAAAAAGTAAAGATAGCCGTAGTTGCAAAGCACCGCAACCCCCGTTGCATCTATAAATCAGCATTGAACAAAAACAAGATTGTACATTTTTCTGACTCAACAAATATTAACTATGAATCGATGCGGATCCGAGACTCTATCAAGAAGCTAATATATTTATGGTACGGCTCACCGCAACATCTCCCGAGGCAAATAACATAAAAAACAAAGGGAAGCAAATAATATTTCTTCCCCTATAAGAACCGCTTGCAATTCCCTCATTTTATTCATCATTGTCCTTATAATTACGTAATAAATAAAGAGCCGTATGCTGCGTCCTCTTTGTAAAATGATCCTTTTACAATAATGAGAAGGAGCACATCCATGGCTCAAAACGTATTTAAATATACAATATAAGATGCAATAATGTTCCGGCGATTTTTATCCATATCTTCAATCATTCAGTATGTAGTGATTTCTCAATTAAATTCAATACATATTCTCTATCTTCAAGATTATTTTCAAAATCGATTTGATCCACATTGATTTTTAAAACAGGAGAAAACGAATATTGCTCAAAATACTCACGATAATTTTGATTGAGTCTTTCCCAATATTCTCTTTCTACTACTTGTTCATACTCTCTCCCTCTTTTTTTAATCCTCTTTATGGCTTCATCCGTTGAAATTTCTAAGTATACCAAGAGTTTAGGCGCTTTTAAATGCTCCATCATATTTCCGAATAAATCTAAGTATATTTGAAATTCAACCTCGCTCATTTCACCATTGTCGCGCAACATTTTGGCAAAAATGACGTCGCCATATATACTTCGGTCTAAAACCGAATTTGGATATTGAGAAGCTTTTTTAATTTGTTTAAACCTTTCATTTAAAAAATAAATTTGCAAGGGAAAGCTATATCTTTCTCTGTCATAATAAA of the Bacillus smithii genome contains:
- a CDS encoding ArnT family glycosyltransferase, which gives rise to MYWSDRKENAIYFLLALILLSVACYNIFFNLGKFPIYSWDEARHGVNAYEMLRQGNFIVNTYRYKMDYWNLKPPLSYWAIMLGYKTAGFNALGLRLISGICAMLTIIIVGIFVKKNFGNAASLLSMLTLSTSTQFLINHSARTGDADSLYVFLFTVAILSLLLSEKKDYWLYVSGLAFALAFLTKSWHAGNIAVIMGLYLFITGKYKKLSFKKWMMLCLCMIVPILIWAVIRYQYDGFAFFQNMISYDLLHRSTVPIEGHVGDESYYGVILSHFYFLWFAVLLGMILVYHFHQNLSINLSKHEKRSYIIGLCLWVIVPFILYTLAKTKIRWYILPVYPPLAIMIGILASRILLKGKWLVKIVLLSTILFVAHYYEGEILMYVNNPIPNDQLSLIEKTKSLDGVRGYSLFKYHPKRHKAVWAQSAVLTAELVNDLKVQGGDFHAFLKNDRALLLVKKRFYTKQLAASNHLNIVASNHWGYILSKEKIRMKHQLN
- a CDS encoding deoxynucleoside kinase; its protein translation is MIVIDGVVGVGKSTLMEILEKNGYIAFKEPVTNNPILDKFYYDRERYSFPLQIYFLNERFKQIKKASQYPNSVLDRSIYGDVIFAKMLRDNGEMSEVEFQIYLDLFGNMMEHLKAPKLLVYLEISTDEAIKRIKKRGREYEQVVEREYWERLNQNYREYFEQYSFSPVLKINVDQIDFENNLEDREYVLNLIEKSLHTE